The Microbacterium sp. SORGH_AS_0862 genome has a segment encoding these proteins:
- a CDS encoding hexose kinase — MIVTVTANPSFDRAVSLAGPLEVGEVQSARGVREDAGGKGVNVSRVVAAAGAATLAVLPLADQDPYAAALAHTGIPVRSVPVRGHARANLTLADPYGTTTKINLPGAELDAADADALIDTIVAATAGADWLVLAGSLPPGAGDDFYVRVILAVRAAHGDATPRIAVDTSGAALAAAVAGARPDLIKPNEHELAELTGAPADTRDIDGIIALAQDLVGPRVGAALVTLGAAGALLVTEDGVWVGTAPRITAVSTVGAGDSSLAGYLLADVAGAEPDERLRMGMRYGAAAASLPGTQPPTPADLVTAEIPVQRIIR, encoded by the coding sequence ATGATCGTCACCGTCACCGCCAATCCCTCTTTCGACCGCGCGGTCTCGCTCGCCGGGCCGCTCGAGGTCGGCGAGGTGCAGAGCGCGCGCGGCGTCCGCGAGGATGCCGGCGGCAAGGGCGTGAACGTCTCCCGCGTCGTCGCCGCCGCGGGAGCGGCGACGCTCGCCGTGCTTCCGCTGGCCGACCAAGACCCGTACGCAGCGGCGCTCGCCCACACGGGCATCCCCGTCCGGTCCGTGCCCGTGCGCGGCCACGCCCGCGCGAACCTCACACTGGCCGACCCGTACGGCACGACGACGAAGATCAACCTGCCCGGCGCCGAGCTCGACGCGGCGGATGCGGACGCGCTCATCGACACGATCGTCGCGGCCACCGCGGGTGCCGACTGGCTCGTGCTCGCGGGATCCCTCCCGCCGGGGGCGGGCGACGACTTCTACGTGCGCGTGATCCTCGCCGTCCGTGCCGCCCATGGCGACGCGACGCCGCGCATCGCCGTCGACACCTCGGGCGCCGCACTCGCGGCGGCCGTGGCCGGGGCGCGCCCGGACCTCATCAAGCCCAACGAGCATGAACTCGCCGAGCTGACCGGTGCGCCCGCCGACACCCGCGACATCGACGGCATCATCGCGCTCGCGCAGGACCTCGTCGGGCCGCGCGTCGGCGCAGCGCTGGTGACGCTCGGTGCGGCGGGTGCCCTGCTGGTCACCGAGGACGGCGTCTGGGTGGGAACAGCTCCGCGCATCACGGCCGTCAGCACGGTGGGTGCGGGTGACAGCTCCCTCGCCGGATACCTGCTCGCCGATGTCGCCGGCGCCGAGCCCGACGAACGTCTGCGCATGGGGATGCGGTACGGCGCAGCCGCCGCATCCCTTCCCGGAACCCAACCCCCGACCCCGGCGGATCTTGTGACCGCCGAGATTCCCGTGCAGCGGATCATCCGCTGA
- a CDS encoding fructose-specific PTS transporter subunit EIIC, producing MSDTITPELVVLDEDLGADKAAVIRALAARVVAAGRATDAEALFADAWAREEKDETGLPGGIAIPHAKSPAVSQASLAFARLKPAVAFGAADGPADLVFLIAAPADAAEEHLAVLSRLARSLMQESFTSDLRQAADAAAVVSTVRQAIGEEQAAAPAAAPTAPAASVSTALEVDGRPARIVAVTACATGIAHTFMAADALTAAGKEQGVDLIVEPQGSSGYKALPQSVIDDADAVIFAVDVDVREPQRFAGKPVVRSGVKRGIEQPVALITEALAAAKDPSGARVPAASGGASAASNAPARNERWGAKIQRILLTGVSYMIPFVAGGGLLIALGFLLGGYQVTADAGKVIIDNSLWNLPTENITSPLGPIGQYLGSVAFMIGATSMGFLVSALAGYIAFAIADRPGIAPGFVAGAVAVLMNAGFIGGIIGGLLAGFIAWWLGRLNPPRWLRGLMPVVIIPLVGSIIASGLMILFLGRPIAALMDALNVGLTDLAGTGAIVVVGIILGLMMCFDLGGPVNKVAYAFATAGLASASTADIHAVPFLIMAAVMAAGMVPPLAMALASTVLARGLFTPVEKENGKAAWLLGAAFISEGAIPFAAADPLRVIPANLIGGAVTGGLSMALGVSSLAPHGGIFVFFAIDPIWGFLVALVAGTLVTALAVVALKKWVGRKELAQAQAAAAPVAA from the coding sequence GTGTCCGACACCATCACACCGGAGCTCGTCGTCCTCGACGAGGATCTCGGCGCCGACAAGGCCGCCGTCATCCGGGCCCTTGCCGCGCGCGTGGTCGCCGCGGGTCGGGCCACGGATGCCGAGGCTCTCTTCGCCGACGCCTGGGCGCGCGAGGAGAAAGATGAGACCGGCCTGCCCGGCGGCATCGCGATCCCGCACGCGAAGAGCCCCGCCGTCTCGCAGGCCTCTCTCGCCTTCGCCAGGCTGAAGCCCGCGGTCGCGTTCGGCGCCGCCGACGGTCCGGCGGATCTCGTCTTCCTCATCGCTGCCCCCGCAGACGCCGCCGAGGAGCACCTCGCCGTGCTGTCCCGTCTGGCGCGAAGCCTCATGCAGGAGTCGTTCACGAGCGATCTGCGGCAGGCCGCCGATGCGGCCGCCGTCGTGTCCACCGTGCGTCAGGCGATCGGAGAGGAGCAGGCTGCAGCGCCCGCGGCGGCACCGACGGCGCCCGCCGCATCCGTCTCCACCGCGCTCGAGGTCGACGGCCGCCCCGCGCGTATCGTCGCCGTCACCGCCTGCGCGACCGGTATCGCGCACACCTTCATGGCCGCCGACGCGCTGACCGCGGCAGGCAAGGAGCAGGGGGTCGACCTCATCGTGGAGCCTCAGGGCTCCAGTGGCTACAAGGCACTCCCGCAGAGCGTGATCGACGACGCCGACGCGGTGATCTTCGCCGTCGACGTGGATGTGCGCGAGCCGCAGCGGTTCGCCGGCAAGCCGGTCGTGCGTTCGGGTGTGAAGCGCGGTATCGAACAGCCCGTCGCGCTCATCACCGAGGCGCTCGCGGCGGCGAAGGACCCGAGCGGTGCACGCGTCCCGGCTGCGTCCGGCGGCGCCTCTGCGGCGAGCAACGCTCCCGCACGGAACGAGCGATGGGGCGCCAAGATCCAGCGCATCCTCCTCACGGGTGTGAGCTACATGATCCCGTTCGTCGCCGGCGGCGGTCTGCTGATCGCGCTCGGCTTCCTCCTGGGCGGCTACCAGGTGACAGCCGACGCGGGCAAGGTGATCATCGACAACTCGCTGTGGAACCTGCCGACGGAGAACATCACGTCGCCGCTGGGCCCCATCGGTCAGTACCTCGGCTCCGTCGCCTTCATGATCGGTGCGACGTCGATGGGCTTCCTGGTATCGGCTCTGGCCGGCTACATCGCGTTCGCGATCGCGGACCGCCCCGGCATCGCACCCGGTTTCGTCGCGGGCGCGGTGGCGGTGCTCATGAACGCCGGCTTCATCGGTGGCATCATCGGCGGTCTGCTCGCCGGTTTCATCGCCTGGTGGCTCGGTCGCCTCAACCCGCCGCGCTGGCTGCGGGGTCTCATGCCGGTCGTGATCATCCCGCTGGTCGGCTCGATCATCGCCTCGGGGCTGATGATCCTCTTCCTGGGTCGCCCGATCGCGGCTCTCATGGACGCGCTGAACGTCGGGCTGACCGACCTCGCGGGCACCGGAGCGATCGTCGTCGTCGGCATCATCCTCGGCCTCATGATGTGCTTCGACCTCGGCGGCCCCGTCAACAAGGTCGCCTACGCCTTCGCCACGGCCGGTCTCGCCAGTGCGTCGACCGCCGACATCCACGCCGTGCCGTTCCTCATCATGGCGGCGGTCATGGCCGCGGGCATGGTCCCGCCGCTGGCGATGGCGCTGGCATCGACCGTCCTCGCTCGCGGCCTGTTCACGCCCGTGGAGAAGGAGAACGGCAAGGCGGCCTGGTTGCTGGGTGCCGCCTTCATCAGCGAGGGTGCCATCCCGTTCGCTGCGGCTGACCCGCTGCGTGTCATCCCCGCCAACCTCATCGGGGGCGCCGTCACCGGCGGACTGAGCATGGCGCTCGGGGTCTCGTCCCTGGCTCCCCACGGCGGCATCTTCGTGTTCTTCGCCATCGACCCGATCTGGGGCTTCCTGGTCGCGCTCGTCGCGGGGACCCTGGTGACCGCGCTGGCGGTCGTCGCGCTGAAGAAGTGGGTCGGACGCAAGGAACTCGCTCAGGCGCAAGCGGCTGCAGCACCCGTCGCGGCCTGA
- a CDS encoding HPr family phosphocarrier protein has product MAERQATIASSSGLHARPAKLFVQAVQEKKLPVTIALEGGPDLNAGSILSIIGLGASHGSVVTLKAEGEGAEQALDELVTLLETDLDAE; this is encoded by the coding sequence ATGGCAGAACGTCAGGCGACAATCGCCAGCAGCTCGGGCCTTCACGCCCGCCCCGCCAAGCTCTTCGTGCAGGCGGTGCAGGAGAAGAAGCTCCCCGTCACGATCGCCCTCGAGGGCGGCCCCGACCTGAACGCGGGAAGCATCCTGTCGATCATCGGTCTCGGTGCCTCGCACGGCAGTGTCGTGACCCTGAAGGCGGAGGGCGAGGGGGCCGAGCAGGCCCTCGACGAGCTCGTCACGCTGCTCGAGACGGACCTCGACGCCGAGTAA
- a CDS encoding MBL fold metallo-hydrolase has protein sequence MRITKHEHAALTLEKQGRKLIIDPGSFTTPLPDTANVAALVITHEHPDHWTADHIDRLLAANPELPIYAPEGVKNAAPGYDITVVAPGDTVEVEPFHLRFFGGRHAIIHESIPVIDNVGVLVDDTFYYPGDSYALPKGHDVAVLAAPVGAPWLKIGDAMDFVLAVKPRQVFATHDMTLSVAGKDMGRARLKWSAEQHGGDLVVLEPGDTLDL, from the coding sequence ATGCGAATCACCAAGCACGAGCATGCCGCCCTCACCCTCGAGAAGCAGGGCCGCAAACTCATCATCGACCCCGGTTCGTTCACGACTCCCCTGCCCGACACCGCGAACGTCGCCGCACTCGTGATCACCCACGAGCATCCCGATCATTGGACGGCGGATCACATCGACCGGCTCCTCGCCGCCAATCCCGAACTGCCCATCTACGCACCCGAGGGCGTGAAGAACGCCGCGCCGGGGTACGACATCACCGTCGTCGCGCCCGGTGACACGGTCGAGGTGGAGCCGTTCCATCTCCGTTTCTTCGGAGGGCGCCACGCCATCATCCACGAGAGCATCCCGGTGATCGACAACGTGGGCGTCCTGGTCGATGACACGTTCTACTACCCGGGCGACTCGTACGCGCTGCCCAAGGGCCACGACGTGGCGGTGCTCGCTGCCCCCGTCGGCGCGCCTTGGTTGAAGATCGGCGACGCCATGGACTTCGTGCTCGCCGTGAAGCCGCGCCAGGTGTTCGCCACGCACGACATGACCCTCTCGGTCGCCGGTAAGGACATGGGGCGAGCCCGCCTGAAGTGGTCCGCAGAGCAGCACGGCGGCGACCTCGTGGTGCTCGAGCCGGGCGACACTCTCGACCTCTGA
- a CDS encoding CinA family protein has translation MTEKIGELATAASIRVAAAESLTGGQVCTALGATPGASDWFAGGVVAYTIETKNLVLGVPEDIDPCSAECARTMAAGVRDALEVDAAVATTGVGGPDPQDGHAPGTVFIGWARGPHAGAREFSFEGDDPERIVEATTHAALEMLAEVLEGASDVDDS, from the coding sequence GTGACCGAGAAGATCGGTGAGCTGGCGACGGCCGCGAGCATCCGCGTCGCGGCGGCAGAGTCGCTGACCGGCGGGCAGGTGTGCACGGCTCTCGGGGCGACGCCGGGCGCATCCGACTGGTTCGCCGGAGGGGTCGTCGCCTACACGATCGAGACGAAGAATCTCGTGCTCGGGGTGCCCGAAGACATCGACCCGTGTTCGGCGGAGTGCGCGCGGACGATGGCTGCGGGGGTGCGCGATGCGCTGGAGGTGGATGCGGCCGTCGCGACGACGGGCGTGGGCGGGCCCGATCCGCAGGACGGGCACGCGCCCGGAACCGTCTTCATCGGCTGGGCGCGGGGGCCGCATGCCGGAGCGCGCGAGTTCTCCTTCGAGGGGGACGACCCGGAGCGGATCGTCGAGGCGACCACGCACGCGGCGCTCGAGATGCTCGCCGAGGTACTGGAGGGCGCGTCAGACGTCGACGACAGCTGA
- a CDS encoding DUF4383 domain-containing protein, which translates to MSSSPNRIVATVFGAIYLLVGLLGFAVTGGVGFLATEGGLLLGIFAVNPLHNVAHLLIGGALLVAGLANVRAAKTVNTVVGAAYLLLGVAGFFLVGTAANILALNVPDHFLHLGSAVVLLAIGVGADRGARVATA; encoded by the coding sequence ATGAGCTCTTCCCCGAACCGCATCGTCGCGACCGTCTTCGGCGCGATCTATCTCCTCGTCGGCCTCCTCGGCTTCGCCGTCACCGGTGGCGTCGGGTTCCTCGCCACCGAGGGCGGGCTTCTCCTCGGAATCTTCGCCGTGAACCCGCTGCACAACGTCGCCCACCTCCTCATCGGTGGGGCACTGCTCGTCGCGGGTCTCGCGAACGTCCGGGCGGCCAAGACGGTGAACACCGTCGTCGGCGCGGCCTACCTGCTCCTCGGCGTGGCCGGGTTCTTCCTCGTGGGCACCGCCGCCAACATCTTGGCGCTCAACGTCCCCGACCACTTCCTGCACCTCGGCAGCGCCGTCGTGCTGCTGGCCATCGGCGTCGGTGCCGACCGCGGCGCCCGCGTCGCCACGGCATGA
- a CDS encoding anti-sigma factor, with the protein MDEEEEFRDLAAGHALNALAAEDEMRFQELLAAHPAWDTIVATELDTAAALAEGVGDVVPRPQVRDALLSRIAALPQDPPRSTAPAAPRPAPAPRRPRSRMWFALAASLAFILALGIGGLSLGRLLTPEDGAQVALEQIQDAPDAQSASVTLDDGASATAHWSASTGRAVLVTDGMPTLDEDKTFEMWFIRDGAPLPAGTFSADDAVSELDGAFQPGDVIAVTVEAAGGSPSGLPTTDAMFAITT; encoded by the coding sequence ATGGACGAAGAAGAAGAGTTCCGCGACCTCGCGGCCGGCCATGCACTGAACGCTCTTGCCGCCGAAGACGAGATGCGCTTCCAGGAGCTGCTCGCAGCCCATCCTGCCTGGGACACGATCGTAGCCACCGAACTCGACACCGCAGCGGCTCTTGCCGAGGGCGTGGGCGACGTGGTACCCCGTCCGCAGGTGCGCGACGCATTGCTGTCGCGGATCGCCGCGCTTCCGCAGGACCCGCCTCGATCGACCGCTCCCGCCGCGCCACGTCCCGCTCCGGCGCCGCGCCGTCCCCGCTCACGGATGTGGTTCGCGCTCGCGGCCTCTCTCGCTTTCATCCTCGCGCTCGGCATCGGCGGCCTCTCGCTCGGGCGACTGCTGACCCCCGAGGACGGCGCTCAGGTCGCCCTGGAGCAGATCCAGGACGCCCCCGACGCGCAGTCGGCGAGCGTCACGCTCGACGATGGCGCGTCCGCAACCGCGCATTGGTCCGCATCCACGGGACGGGCGGTGCTCGTCACGGACGGGATGCCGACGCTCGATGAGGACAAGACGTTCGAGATGTGGTTCATCCGCGACGGCGCCCCGCTTCCGGCCGGCACCTTCTCGGCTGACGACGCCGTCTCGGAGCTCGACGGCGCGTTCCAGCCCGGCGACGTGATCGCCGTCACCGTGGAGGCCGCGGGTGGGTCGCCGAGCGGTCTGCCCACCACGGATGCGATGTTCGCCATCACGACCTGA
- the sigK gene encoding ECF RNA polymerase sigma factor SigK — MLVTVVIDGVEVPEDGSGGIDHVAMLLTAIAGGDQNAFAQLYDMLSPRAFGLIRRVLVDPSQSEEVLQEVFLEIWQSASRFAPNRGQGRSWVLTIAHRRAVDRVRASQASADRDTRVGLRDLDVAYDGVAETVELKIEGGRVSEALAGLPEAQRETIVLAYYGGYSQTEIAALVGAPLGTVKTRMRDGLSRLRTRMGVQ; from the coding sequence ATGCTGGTGACTGTGGTGATCGACGGCGTCGAGGTTCCCGAGGACGGCTCGGGGGGAATCGATCATGTGGCGATGCTGCTGACCGCGATCGCCGGGGGCGATCAGAACGCCTTCGCGCAGCTGTACGACATGTTGTCGCCGCGCGCGTTCGGCCTCATCCGTCGCGTCCTCGTCGACCCTTCGCAGAGCGAGGAGGTGCTGCAGGAGGTCTTTCTCGAGATCTGGCAATCCGCTTCGCGCTTCGCTCCGAACAGAGGACAAGGAAGGTCGTGGGTTCTCACCATCGCGCACCGCCGAGCCGTCGACCGCGTGCGGGCGTCGCAGGCCAGCGCTGATCGTGATACACGCGTCGGCCTTCGCGATCTCGACGTCGCATATGACGGCGTCGCCGAGACGGTGGAACTGAAGATCGAGGGCGGGCGCGTCTCCGAGGCGCTCGCCGGGCTACCCGAAGCGCAGCGCGAGACGATCGTCCTCGCCTACTACGGCGGTTACTCTCAGACCGAGATCGCCGCGCTCGTCGGGGCGCCACTGGGAACCGTGAAGACACGCATGCGTGATGGACTGAGCAGATTGCGAACCAGGATGGGGGTGCAGTGA
- a CDS encoding DUF4349 domain-containing protein yields the protein MTIDDRDRGQERSLPEGPTAEQIDRIERGIDRDLEFDRMRRRARRRGGWAVAAAGVAVVALAALVSPVVLGGRGSEVSSAVSLSDSPPLGVQTQEGAIAAQDIAGADGGRSAATDAGREVSATGWLQMTVDDPKDTQQQITAIVTGLQGYVSSSNMADSPAATDIAYPVPAQSSITVRVPAERLQDVIDQVSALGTVSASSVDRIDVTDQAVDLRARIAAQETSVARLTELLAQSGSVSDLIAAESALADRQAALEADRQQLKMLEDEVAMSTLTVSLAPRDAAPHADPAGLGDGIAAGWAGLVATVNGIVIGFGFLLPWLAVLAVAGVVVWAVRRVVRRRRTRRAQPVASVPLQPTDPPEAG from the coding sequence ATGACGATCGACGACCGGGACCGGGGGCAGGAACGCTCCTTGCCGGAGGGACCTACCGCAGAGCAGATCGACCGGATCGAGCGCGGCATCGATCGCGATCTCGAATTCGACCGGATGCGCCGACGGGCGCGACGGCGCGGCGGGTGGGCCGTCGCCGCCGCAGGTGTCGCGGTCGTCGCGCTGGCGGCACTCGTCTCCCCCGTCGTCCTCGGTGGACGCGGATCGGAGGTGTCGAGCGCGGTGTCGCTCTCCGACTCGCCACCTCTCGGGGTCCAGACCCAGGAGGGTGCCATCGCGGCGCAGGACATCGCCGGCGCTGATGGCGGCCGGTCCGCAGCGACGGATGCGGGTCGCGAGGTGTCCGCCACGGGGTGGCTGCAGATGACGGTCGACGACCCGAAGGACACCCAACAGCAGATCACCGCGATCGTGACGGGCCTGCAGGGCTATGTCTCGTCATCGAACATGGCGGACTCGCCGGCCGCAACGGATATCGCGTACCCCGTGCCCGCGCAGAGTTCCATCACGGTGCGGGTTCCCGCGGAGCGCCTGCAAGACGTGATCGACCAGGTCAGCGCCTTGGGAACCGTGTCGGCGTCATCCGTGGACCGCATCGACGTCACCGATCAGGCTGTCGACCTGCGCGCACGGATCGCAGCGCAGGAGACCTCCGTGGCGCGCCTCACCGAACTGCTCGCGCAGTCGGGCTCCGTCTCGGACCTCATTGCCGCCGAGTCCGCGCTCGCCGATCGTCAGGCCGCGTTGGAGGCGGACCGACAGCAGCTGAAGATGCTGGAGGATGAGGTCGCGATGTCGACGTTGACCGTCAGCCTCGCTCCGAGGGACGCTGCGCCGCACGCAGATCCTGCCGGCCTCGGCGACGGAATCGCCGCCGGGTGGGCGGGACTTGTCGCGACCGTGAACGGGATCGTCATCGGTTTCGGTTTTCTTCTGCCGTGGCTCGCCGTGCTCGCCGTCGCCGGCGTCGTCGTGTGGGCCGTGCGGCGTGTGGTTCGTCGCCGGCGCACGCGCCGAGCCCAGCCCGTCGCGTCGGTCCCACTGCAACCGACGGACCCGCCTGAGGCAGGCTGA
- a CDS encoding RNA polymerase sigma factor, whose product MTSDGELIARASHGDQEAFRALYRGNIDAVYRIAAILLPTTADAEDAAQETFVTAWRKLRGFRLEGASALPWFATICRLVCANRLRALRRERDHVGATLDERMPSPIDVEQAVIDSELADRVAREVARLDDLDRELFVLCTAHGYAYEAAATELGLTHGAVRNRLSRIRSRLRGTVQEGNAS is encoded by the coding sequence ATGACCAGCGATGGGGAGCTGATCGCGCGCGCGTCGCACGGAGACCAGGAGGCCTTCCGCGCGCTGTATCGCGGCAACATCGACGCGGTCTACCGCATCGCGGCGATCCTGCTGCCGACGACCGCGGACGCCGAGGACGCGGCACAGGAGACATTCGTGACCGCCTGGCGGAAGCTTCGCGGCTTCCGGCTGGAGGGAGCCTCGGCTCTCCCCTGGTTCGCGACGATCTGTCGTCTGGTGTGCGCGAACCGCCTGCGGGCGCTGCGCCGCGAACGCGACCACGTGGGCGCGACGCTCGACGAGCGCATGCCGTCCCCGATCGACGTGGAACAGGCGGTCATCGACTCCGAGCTGGCCGATCGCGTCGCTCGAGAGGTGGCAAGACTCGACGATCTCGATCGCGAGCTCTTCGTCCTGTGCACCGCGCACGGGTACGCCTACGAGGCCGCGGCCACCGAGCTGGGCCTCACCCACGGCGCCGTCCGTAACCGTCTCTCCCGCATCCGCAGCCGCCTGCGCGGCACCGTCCAGGAGGGGAACGCATCATGA